The sequence GTGTAGCCCCGGTGAAAAACCGTGCGGGGACGGCGCCTTGTGCGTGTCGAGGGCCCGCCGCTGCGACGGAGAGTTCGACTGCTGGGACAAGAGCGACGAGAGGGACTGCGGTAAgaagtgtgtctgtgtgtgtgtctgtgtgtgtgtgtttccggattttcgTAGCCAGCATAACTAAGAAACCGcaggatggattatgatgatatttggtatatgggtaggtgttgggaagacgaaagtcaagatcgcccctggtatgtgaccttagtactgcagcagaacttccattttttttaaatctttatacctggacgtgctatggtcttgatttttggtggtAGAGAGCTTGTTGCTGactgtgttctgcagctcagTCTTGATACGTCCAGCAGCTGCAATAACTTCATGTAGCTACGCTGTGTCTCTCGATTGTAAGTTGCTCATcctgaaaagtggcctgcagttTGTTCTACAGCAAGGGGCTTTGGCCACCAAAATATTCACTCATCACGAAAATGCTAATAACATTTACTATACTGGCCAATGGATAACGTGTAATTACAGTCACATATTTTTAACATGATTCATGCAGATTTATAGATTTGATTCTACCAGGTTCCACGAACCAGCATGGTGGCTGTGGGCATATAGTAAGCATAATACAAATGTCCACAACACAgaatgaaaagactcttttttacaaaaccaagagatttattccaccgacgtttcggtgaccatctgtcaccttcttcaattactacaaatgtatgtgaaccagtcagagttgccttgaagaaggtgacagatgcatagatggtcaccgaaacgtcggtggaataaatcttttGGTTCTgtaaaaaagagtatttttattcagtgacttaccaatctgatgaaactattcacggatgtccACAACACATTTATAAACATTGACTATTGGTTGCGTATATCTATAATGCGTGtctgtatacattgtatgtacgtatagttctttttcttttgtaagCCTCAATTGAGACGTAACGAACTCAAACGTGATACATTATTAATGACTCTTTACTGCAATAATGATGGGCTGAGGTGAAAGAATGAATACAATTCAGTCTTTCACGCCAAGTCATCAAAATTGCAGTAAAACTTGTACCAGTATCACGTTAACATTTTCTGATTGTAACAAAagtaatatgatgatgatgtatcatGTTTCCCGCCTTTTGTTTGACAGTTCGTGTTTTTCATGGATTTTCCTCCAGAATGCGTTCCTCTGGAGGGAGAGCTGCAGAAGCTGTGTGAGAGTAGGGAGGAGTCAGCAAATTTCATGACCTTCCCCAACCTGATCGGACATGATAGTCCCAGCAGACTGACTACTTCTCCTGAGTTCAGTGGGTAAGGAGTTTATTATCTAAACACTTGTCCTAAACTCCGGGAGTCTGACTGGCTTCTCTGGAGTGGGTAAGGAGTCTTTTATCTAAACACTCGTCATAAGTTCTGATAGTCTGGTTGCGTCTCTGAGTTCAGTGGGTAAGACGACTTACATACATAAACTTGTTCTTTAGCCTTTTCAAGAAGTGGTGGATGTGTTCGTGTAGTGCTGAACATACACTGTAAGACTGACTCCGACACCGAGGGCCGACGGATGATTTTGACGAAGTCGAAACTTTTGATTGTTTCTGGCTGATGAGTACATAAAGATCAAATAAATTGCTATTCAAGAAGGCAGTTTATCAGATGAAAATGCTACTTTTGAAGCTTACTGCTATACATGCTCGAACGTTTATACACCTGTCATATCCTATGCAACGTTCAAACAGAGTGACCCAACTGAGATGTTTTGTCTTTGACATTATATAGCGGACCGACAATGCAATATTAGTACCCGAAGTCAGCGTGAACCAACTGAGATGTAGACAAGCAACATTCGAATGATACAGTTTCTGGATtgatgttgaatttgtcatgCCATTGTCTGAATCTTAcggttgttttttcttcagcCTGACGATGTTGATGATCAGCTCCTGTCACGTGGACATCGCGGAGTTTGTGTGTGAGATGATGGCCCCGAGGTGCGACCGCAGCACGACCAGGATCATGGCGCCGAGCAGATCATGGTGCGAGGAAGTCAGGTCAGTCAACTTGAGCACGTATTCAGAACGTAATGCGCCTGCCTGCTATTCAAACCTATTACAACTGccaaatctcttttgttctctttggtcaacgttgcatcggaatAACAGCCGTTTAATAAGATATGTCTGGACAAAACAGTATTTGTGACACACCTTAAACCGGACAGACTTAAGAGAAGTGTAAATGCTTACAGTATGTGGCATTCAAAATAGTCAATTTTGTCACAAGATATGCGCTGAATCGTAAGTACACGTAACATATCAACAAGTGTGTTACCCGTCAAACATGTAGGACATGTAGTAAAATGAAGGTgagtcaaaaagtaatgcaagtggttttatAACAGGCTCATTTTCTATGGAATGAGTTGAAAATTGGCACAGAGGTAAACAAATAAtaaagaagacctttattgtacattcgtgccccgaggggctaaatacaggtcgtttaaGATAACTAACATGTAACCAACAGTAAGTGACATACACAGCGAACCTGTAataaaaccacttgcattaCTTTTCAACTCACCCTCGTGCACGCACATGCCTCTTGTTAAAGTACTATCTTGCCGACACGCCATTGCGTCATGCATGTATGCTCTCCAGGTCATCCTGTATAGATGAGGACCAGTGGCCTTCAAACTTCCCACCATGCGACGTCATCAGTGAAAACCCTGAAGGCATCGAAGGTCTGCAAGGAACGACAGACAGTGAGTTTATCTGAGATGTCATTCATTGGAAACGGATTTGACTTGCAATCCAACGTACAGTACAGTACGTAGTTACTATCGATGTTTTACCCTGGACTTGTGAAAGTATGCGAAACAACAGGTGCCCGCCAGCAGACATTTATCCGTGTaaattttaagaaaagaaaactacccCCAAAAACCACCTGGCCTCATTAGTCAATATGTTTTACGTTTAGGCTGCTATTCTAGTTTTCAATATCTGTGGGAAATATTCGTATTGAAGGATCTGGATTTTGCTATGTCCAGATGAATGCTACCACGGTAAGGGTACCAACTACAGGGGCGACCACACGGTGACTGAGACTGGGCGGACCTGCACGGCCTGGGCAGACCATGTGTACGAGACCAACGCCTTCAGGTGGGCTAATCTGGACAACAACTACTGCCGGAACCCCGGTAACGTAGCGGAGCGGCCGTGGTGTTACGTGGGTGACCAGTGGGAGTTTTGCAGCGTCCCGCCTTGTAGCGGTGAGTCACGCATATCTTTTCCTATCACTTGTACATCATTGGTAAACACATCACAGGTACTGTATGcaaggggcagtttgagatacTTGTTTGAAAAATTGATAATCTGAAACTTTTAATCATTGCATTGAAAAACGAAGGTCTCTATTTCTTCTCATGTAGGTTTGGTCTGCTCTGACAGAGGCCAGCCCCGGTCAGTGACAGTCGGACCGCGGAAGCAGTCCTACTGGCCAGGGGACAAGGTGACTTACCAGTGTGACCCCGGGTACTCCCTGCAGGGCTCTGCAGTCATCAAGTGTCTGGCCAACGCCACCTGGGACAACGACCTTCCGACATGTATCGGTAAATAAcgatttctttttcaaattcattttcttAGGCGAGTCAGGTAGACTCATATCTTGGTCTTGAGATTGTTATAGTATCCAGGCTAGTAAATGATATGTTCTTTTAGCTATATCCTTAAAGTTGATGGATGACAACGTTTGCTGTACTGTTTTATAAGATATGACTCGTTAAGAATGTGTGGTTCCTCTTTCATTTCGTCTTGGTCGTGCCGAGTGTACCGATAGCTTTGCCATTCCTGGATATTTCATTATCAAACCAGGTATTACGTTAAAGCCATCAAATGGCACAAGCCTCCGCCATCAAGTATGAATGTATAACGTAGCATATTGCCAAGAAGACTTCATATACATCAGTACGTATCCCGACTCCCTTGCCTCTAACATTCACACATCTGGAACTTGATTCCTTGCCTCAGTGGATGAGCGCCTAGGGTTGAGGAGCGATCTCTTCGACTTCTACAGCAAAGACCTATCGCCCTCTGACGAACGTGTCCCTATTGTGTTCTCTGGACAAGTTATCAACGTAGTCTCGCTGGTAGGATCATTTGCGTACTCTTTGTCGTCCTGCACAGGAAAGtgataaaaattgaaaattcGAAGCAGGCTTTTATGATATAATATCAATCGTCTAAGAACTGCACAATTATTGAAGTTAGTATTGGTAGGAAGACCAAagttgattttgtttcttttgtatctgtattttAAGGATGAGAAAGGGCCAGAGGTTCTGACTGACATCGTCCTGGAATTGGTGAGTTACAGAAAACAGTTGCCGGAGCATGTCCCCATATCATGGAGGTGCGAGGTATGCGAGAAATAGAAGCAATGTTAAGAACGCGCAAATTGATACAAATAGCTGATACAAATGTTAACCTACAAATAGTTGTTAAGGCAAATATGGATGATTTTCAGACTTTTAACTTAAAGAGAAATTGCGGTATCCTTACTTTTTAGCGCTGGCGTGACCATAGGCTGACTTGGTCACCGGCAACTTACGGAGGCTTGGACATCCTGCGAGTGTCCTATGACGACGTCTGGACTCCAACAGTAGTTCTGCAAAATAAGTGAGTAACCCACAGAGTTCTTTTCCGTACACTATCATATTACACTCCTTTTGACGTCTACTCTGTCTCGAATATCACTTGGTCAACATTCGTAAAGTGTAGATGTATCGTAAATGGTATTGATTACTTACTACGAAGGAcatatcattcattcatcctttACATCATatccctctctctctatatatccCTATGTACATATAGCTTCTCGCAATCGCCAATCTTTTATCTACGACCCTCTGTGGTCTGTTGTAAAAAGAGTTAATGCGGCTGACTCATCATGTACAAGATATTTCTACATAGTCATCTCTTTTACCTTCCAATTACGTCTTCTCAGTGCTGATAGAAGCTTCACCAACTTCCCAACCGTGGACGTGACCATCACATCCGGAGGGGAGGTCATCTGGCTGGTTCAGACCCTGGTCACCACCACCTGCAACCTTGACCAGTACCTCTTCCCCTTTGACTCCATGGCGTGCCCCGTGTGTGTGAAGACCGACCGGAAAGGTAAAGAACTTAGTGTCtaacatccgtgaataatttcatcatgtttgtgaatgactgaatagcaaggttcttttattcacaaccaagtattaaaaagagccgacgtttcgatgactgtcatcttcatcagggcaatattCAGTATAATGTATAGATGTCATACAATgggtattgccctgatgaagatgacagacattcATCGAAACGCCGGCTCTTTTTAAATACTTGGCTGTGAATAAAAGAATCTTGCTATTCAACTTAGTGTCTAGTTCTAAAGTTGAGGGGGAAATCATAACAGCAGGAACTTCAACTACATGTGCAACGTACTGACCTGTTATCTACCACTTCAGATACAGCTGAGTAAAATGCTTTCTCAGTGACTGACAGTTAACTTGATGGATCACGTAATCTTAGGACACTTCGGGGAATTTGGGATTTCTAGGTTGGAACTGAAATCGAAATGTAATGATGGTTTAACGGCTGGAATTCTACATGTACCGCGGAAACAGTAAAATCTGCATGTTCTGTGGATGCCAGAAAagggcagaaaaacaaaaacaagcttaTAGATTGGAAAATAGAAAACAGATAGATGGCACATTAGGGTATTGGCTATTAGATTTGCTACTGGAGGTGTTTTCTTACATTGATGCGGTACGTTTTCTATACATGGCAGAGGAAAAGATGAACTGCCCCCTACCAGAGAACATCACGGCCGAAAACAACTTGAACTGCAACAGCTCCGCGAGTCTGGTCACCGGGGAGTGGTCCATCGCCATCTCGGCTGGCGTCAGCAGCAGCGACATGGGCtgcctgaacctgaacctgcaGCGGAACCCCACCTACCACATGTGCACCACGATCGCTCCGACCATCGTGCTGGCCGTGCTCATGTGCGTCACGTTCCTGCTCCCAATCGACAAGGTAAGCACTCATCACACCCCACAACGATAAAATGCTGTTTAGCGTTTCCCCGCACATGGTTTGGGCAGTACTGTTTCGGTTGTTCAGTAGAAGAAGCGGCGAGCTCGAGGTCCTAAAAAAACAGGCGAGCTCGGTAATTGTCAAGTCTAATGTTTTCTTAAGGCTAcgttgtaaaaaaatgtatgttgtagaaaaaaatgtcatttgaaGCCTGAAGATATTCTCAAACAGGAAAATACAAAGTAGTTGATGCAGGGGCCGTCCAACGCTATAAGAGGACAGGTTGGTACGTATTCTTAAAAAGAATTTGCCTCGTGTCTTCCTACAGGGAGATCGCCTGTCCTACGGGATGGCCATTCTACTGGCTATGGTGGTGTCACTTGTCGTCATCACTGACTTCCTGCCACGGTCTACCATTATCCCATTCATCGGTGAGTCACGGCAGAACACCACCATTGTCCTGATTGAATTATCATCGTTTAACTTATTAACAAGCTCTTTCTTAGAGTCGATTACGCATGTGCTGTGTCAACGGTGAAAACCCCTGGCTTGTTAGCAGTTCTTgtctccacattgtctcgaATTGgataacaatgcccagacgggttttgtttgcgtctcaggggccttcacctttgacactgcacatgtttactcgaatctacgaaagcTCTTATTACACCACATTTTCTCATACCGATGTTGTCAGGTCAATGGtcaaaggcaacaaaacacacaaaacgtaactcGTGTATAGATATACACTTTATAATTTTGTTTGGTTTCCGCAAACAaccctagcctgagtgtcatcctgtttcagttccaggccaaggtagagcctggaactgaaacaggattaCACTCAGGCTAAAACAACCCGAccggtttggaaatatgacATCGACATTAATTGGGGCTTAAACATTTGTTGATTATCTACTGTCATTATGATAAACATCGCATTAATTAGAGGCCCCGTGTTGATTCTCTGTTTGTTTCATTGCCTTGCAGGAACGTTCGTGGTGGTATCCATGTCGCTCATGGCAGTCTTCATGCTGGCAACCGTCGGTATCATCAACGTCTCGTGCAAGCAGGGCAAGGTCCCCTCCTGGGTCCGAAATGTGTTCCTCAGGTCAGCTCATATGttattacatctgcttgggtCTGGGCCATAAAGACAGTCTAGATCCATTAACAACATTACATGAGATGTTACATTTCCCACTATCTTGTGTTGAACAATTGTAAGGAGCTGTGGCTACAAACAGATCACATACCAAGTTGCACATCCAACGAAAAGGTTAATGTGCCACACTTCACACCTTTTCCCTAGCCTACACAATTAAGTCGTTTCATCAGGACACACAGTCAAGCAAACAGCTGGGTAGCAATACGTTTCAGTATGGTTAATGTAAGTGCAGCGATAGAATCCAAAAAGAGATAGATATATCCTATCACGTATCTTGGCGTGACAACAAATCTGCTTCTGGTCCACCAGGTGCATGGCCCGGTGTCTCCTGATGGGTAACATGGCTAAGGAGACCGACAAACCCGAGGCCGTCCCCAACAAAGTCTACGTCGAGGAGGCTGGCAACGACAACGGCGCCTTTGCAACCTTTGGCGAAGAGCAGGTGCTGTGGGACAAGTTCAAGTCCACGGGCGACCCTCCGCCAGACGTCCCGGCCATGATGCCCGGCATGAAGGTGATGATCTACGCCATCAGGAAGAGCCTGGACCGCCTGAACGTCACCATCGAAGGCCTCCGTCCggacgaggaggaggagagCGAGTGGATGCGCCTGTCCTACGTGCTGGACCGCCTGTGCCTGTTCCTGTACATCATCGGCCTGATTGCCGCcgtgcccctgtccctgttcCTCGGACGCTCTTAGATGGAGGAACTAGTGGATGACTTGGATACAattgtttcatgttttaataTCTAGTCCTTCAGGACTATGTTGTCAGAGAGATTGTTTCATACATAGATCAAAGGTTTTAAAATATCAAATGTATAATCAAGATATGTGTgcgattttgtgtgtgtttttgaaatactttttctgGAATATATTGTTATTTAGATGGTTTGCAAACTCAAACTGTGAGGTTGTTATGACCTGTGATCCCTGTCAGACAAGTGAAATCTTTAGACACACAAGGTAAATTTCTTTTATATTTCAATATCTAATCGATCAATACTATGTTGTTAACGAAGATCGTTAATAATTCGTCAATATCCAATGCATAATCAAGATTTTGTGTACTTCTCGTGGGCACGCAGTTTACTGCTGTACATATATACTGTCATCTTCATGAAAAGGGTGTATATTGATGGTTTATATAAGAGGTAATGTTTTACTAGCTGAATCACTGTCAGATTTAATTGATAACTGACTTTGTACGAGACTAGTGAATGATGACATAGCAATAGCTGTTCTTGATACCATTGTGGAAACCAATGCCTGTATATCTGCATCCTGCTCTTACTAAAATGTATACTGACCTAACCATGTGATCAAGTGTCAACTACTGTGTTATCTCTATATTGTGttattaaaacaaacaaacaaacaaactgtagaATTTATGCTAGGCTATCAGTGAATGTGTGACCCTTTAATCATATTACGGTATTTGTTGTAAACatatgacaaaaacaaaacaaaacaaaaggttGGCGCTGAATAGGAAGGAATGGAACAGTAAATGATTTCACTTAATGATACTGATGAAGCAATTCAAATGTGTGAGTAGAGTCATATTTGTTTGTAATTCATGGCTCCACGTCTGAAAACGTGTGTAGCAGGCCGATGGCAAAACATCTGATGTGATAAGTTGATGCTGTGATGTTGCAATTCCTCGCACTGGCGATAGGGGTAAAGCCTCACATTGTGAATAAAATGTTGACTGCAATACTTCTTGTCCAGTACATGATATGTCTTTTGTAGTCCATATACACGATGGTAGGTAGCTTGACACATATGAAGGATTTCTCCCCCGGCCCCGTATGTTTTCATATGGACGATGTGATAAAGACGTACAGAGGGCGTCATCAAGCGCACCTACGTACACGTTGCACCTTTATAGCTACCTTTCTATTGAGTATTGGGGAGTCAACCAGTAAAGGTTACCAACACACGTTTTTGTCTCCATTGCCATTGTaagcatgtcaaattgtcaacCGAGAATCCAAATCAATGAGCTTTCCGCAGATTAAAActccaaataaacaaatatgcgATAATACACCCAAGGTAAATATAAAATCATTTAACCGCGGCACAAAAAGTACGCCCACTCGTGACGAACACCCAACGTTCCCAGATCGTGAGAACAGATCATGTCGAGGAAACTATTCTTCAAATAAACAATGAAGATACTTCAAGGCAATTGTTTCATTGGAAGAAGATAAGAATATATTCCATGTCGCCACTATCTGCTATTCGGAAAAACTCACTGGATAAAGTACAATATCGTTGACTCTTCTACACAAGCCGATGTTAATTCCCCTTCTTACATATAGTGTAGTGTTGCAGACTTGCAGTccttaaatgtaacgttaatgttgGCAAGGCTCTAGGGTTTAGTCCACGACTCCACGGTAATGTCAAAATTGTTTCTATTCCATATATGCAATTGTAAGATATGCACTGCATCCTGGCGTTAAGAGAGCTATCTTACGTCTATTCTTTTATGCACCGTTTACTTTAAATAGAATCCCACTATATTTTGGACATATGGTGACTTGCGGTTCAAATGTGTAATCAGGTTtgtaaactttgacctttcgTCTAATCCCGCGGTTTGCTTTTTCCGCCATAATTGACCCAAATTATAACACGAGGAGTACCCTCTCTTTCTAGCCTTTACACGACTGTCATCATCGATGTATTACTCGGGAAACATCAGAAACGCAGAGGTAAGATGTTT comes from Branchiostoma lanceolatum isolate klBraLanc5 chromosome 2, klBraLanc5.hap2, whole genome shotgun sequence and encodes:
- the LOC136426637 gene encoding uncharacterized protein isoform X1, translating into MAASRERIPWAVLSVLLLQGTVRVSSTDCVPSTLSGPTGTITSPNYINGVYPRGLDCAWTITVHIEKKVELMFDVFDVEYHDNCAYDYVLLEENGEPISVAEEDADSEIDGDPEEHPTVNFVKRTQDGKFCGTKPGNVTWERNYTSVSNVMTVRFKSDAWVDKTGFRAHYSAIDKVPVNCTSVEKLCDDLLGCVALAKICDGSDDCQDKSDERNCECVEIPTELGICKGAIDYGNMVYPNLYGHADKTELLGSTNFTALESVRNNTCHADVFAMVCSMLAPKCVEDSTNTRRGEIKPPCRTWCPEISSACSDQDLVPGDICGTLPFSADCFINRAEVTNTPPTPTGEGDGCGGLLPGNTGTFSSPGFTEGLHYSVNTDCVWSLRVPPTLVPQITFNTFKLEEGPTPGDCPFDYVRVFDGEWPDGKFTSATLSSRGKTEDKLCGEVPPGFNVTTDSYILTIIFSSDKGTTREGFSASYTTTDRGSLGCSPGEKPCGDGALCVSRARRCDGEFDCWDKSDERDCECVPLEGELQKLCESREESANFMTFPNLIGHDSPSRLTTSPEFSGLTMLMISSCHVDIAEFVCEMMAPRCDRSTTRIMAPSRSWCEEVRSSCIDEDQWPSNFPPCDVISENPEGIEGLQGTTDNECYHGKGTNYRGDHTVTETGRTCTAWADHVYETNAFRWANLDNNYCRNPGNVAERPWCYVGDQWEFCSVPPCSGLVCSDRGQPRSVTVGPRKQSYWPGDKVTYQCDPGYSLQGSAVIKCLANATWDNDLPTCIVDERLGLRSDLFDFYSKDLSPSDERVPIVFSGQVINVVSLDEKGPEVLTDIVLELRWRDHRLTWSPATYGGLDILRVSYDDVWTPTVVLQNNADRSFTNFPTVDVTITSGGEVIWLVQTLVTTTCNLDQYLFPFDSMACPVCVKTDRKEEKMNCPLPENITAENNLNCNSSASLVTGEWSIAISAGVSSSDMGCLNLNLQRNPTYHMCTTIAPTIVLAVLMCVTFLLPIDKGDRLSYGMAILLAMVVSLVVITDFLPRSTIIPFIGTFVVVSMSLMAVFMLATVGIINVSCKQGKVPSWVRNVFLRCMARCLLMGNMAKETDKPEAVPNKVYVEEAGNDNGAFATFGEEQVLWDKFKSTGDPPPDVPAMMPGMKVMIYAIRKSLDRLNVTIEGLRPDEEEESEWMRLSYVLDRLCLFLYIIGLIAAVPLSLFLGRS
- the LOC136426637 gene encoding uncharacterized protein isoform X2 yields the protein MAASRERIPWAVLSVLLLQGTVRVSSTDCVPSTLSGPTGTITSPNYINGVYPRGLDCAWTITVHIEKKVELMFDVFDVEYHDNCAYDYVLLEENGEPISVAEEDADSEIDGDPEEHPTVNFVKRTQDGKFCGTKPGNVTWERNYTSVSNVMTVRFKSDAWVDKTGFRAHYSAIDKVPVNCTSVEKLCDDLLGCVALAKICDGSDDCQDKSDERNCECVEIPTELGICKGAIDYGNMVYPNLYGHADKTELLGSTNFTALESVRNNTCHADVFAMVCSMLAPKCVEDSTNTRRGEIKPPCRTWCPEISSACSDQDLVPGDICGTLPFSADCFINRAEVTNTPPTPTGEGDGCGGLLPGNTGTFSSPGFTEGLHYSVNTDCVWSLRVPPTLVPQITFNTFKLEEGPTPGDCPFDYVRVFDGEWPDGKFTSATHKLCGEVPPGFNVTTDSYILTIIFSSDKGTTREGFSASYTTTDRGSLGCSPGEKPCGDGALCVSRARRCDGEFDCWDKSDERDCECVPLEGELQKLCESREESANFMTFPNLIGHDSPSRLTTSPEFSGLTMLMISSCHVDIAEFVCEMMAPRCDRSTTRIMAPSRSWCEEVRSSCIDEDQWPSNFPPCDVISENPEGIEGLQGTTDNECYHGKGTNYRGDHTVTETGRTCTAWADHVYETNAFRWANLDNNYCRNPGNVAERPWCYVGDQWEFCSVPPCSGLVCSDRGQPRSVTVGPRKQSYWPGDKVTYQCDPGYSLQGSAVIKCLANATWDNDLPTCIVDERLGLRSDLFDFYSKDLSPSDERVPIVFSGQVINVVSLDEKGPEVLTDIVLELRWRDHRLTWSPATYGGLDILRVSYDDVWTPTVVLQNNADRSFTNFPTVDVTITSGGEVIWLVQTLVTTTCNLDQYLFPFDSMACPVCVKTDRKEEKMNCPLPENITAENNLNCNSSASLVTGEWSIAISAGVSSSDMGCLNLNLQRNPTYHMCTTIAPTIVLAVLMCVTFLLPIDKGDRLSYGMAILLAMVVSLVVITDFLPRSTIIPFIGTFVVVSMSLMAVFMLATVGIINVSCKQGKVPSWVRNVFLRCMARCLLMGNMAKETDKPEAVPNKVYVEEAGNDNGAFATFGEEQVLWDKFKSTGDPPPDVPAMMPGMKVMIYAIRKSLDRLNVTIEGLRPDEEEESEWMRLSYVLDRLCLFLYIIGLIAAVPLSLFLGRS